One bacterium genomic region harbors:
- a CDS encoding arginase family protein, protein MDERPTTEAAGAAAWSRRAADPWTGRIDDPHDPLARRWHQVVEPWPLDAPLPAAGAKAVCLVGFPTDEGVRRNQGRPGAAAAPGLIRRGLANLPCLFDDKLRLLDLGDVTTVGGDLEGAHE, encoded by the coding sequence ATGGACGAACGACCGACGACGGAAGCGGCCGGAGCCGCCGCGTGGAGCCGCCGCGCGGCCGATCCGTGGACCGGGCGGATCGACGATCCGCACGATCCGCTGGCGCGGCGTTGGCACCAGGTCGTCGAGCCGTGGCCTCTCGACGCGCCGCTTCCCGCCGCGGGGGCGAAGGCGGTCTGCCTCGTCGGCTTCCCGACCGACGAAGGGGTGCGCCGCAACCAAGGCCGGCCCGGGGCGGCCGCCGCGCCGGGACTGATCCGCCGCGGCCTCGCCAACCTGCCCTGCCTCTTCGACGACAAGCTGCGCCTGCTCGACCTCGGCGACGTGACGACCGTCGGCGGGGACCTCGAGGGGGCGCACGAA